In a single window of the Populus alba chromosome 16, ASM523922v2, whole genome shotgun sequence genome:
- the LOC118037451 gene encoding uncharacterized protein — MMRKVSHKMFDHQQLCRARTPTLSAIAVTVTIFFVYANSIISTISLQSSSVSTKEISGELHVRITERQIMSTVVNQPLRSMQEEIKEVDRGEHRSSVIPPFNLTVEERIEWFRKRLPEFEILKADNLTKEFLGRVLEFFNNECDVQFFMTWISPVESFGRREFLALESLFKVHPHGCLLILSRDLDSIQGYRILKPLLDRKFRVAAITPDLSFLFKNTPAETWFEEIKSGNKDPGEIPFAQNLSNLIRLAVLYKFGGIYLDTDFIVLKSFAHLRNAIGAQSIDVSRSWTRLNNAVLVFDMNHPLLLKFIEEFASTFDGNKWGHNGPYLVSRVVQRVAERPGYNFTILPPMAFYPVGWNRIDGFFKKPENKVESRWVNAKLLQLSGETYGIHLWNRQSSRFSIEEGSVMGRLISDHCVICEYKYSS, encoded by the coding sequence ATGATGAGAAAAGTTTCTCACAAGATGTTTGATCACCAGCAACTCTGTCGTGCCAGAACCCCTACCCTATCTGCCATAGCAGTCACTGTTACAATCTTTTTTGTCTATGCAAACAGTATCATTTCTACCATTTCCTTACAATCATCTTCTGTTAGCACCAAGGAGATTTCTGGGGAGCTACATGTTCGCATAACTGAAAGACAAATCATGTCGACTGTCGTTAACCAACCACTTCGTTCTATGCAAGAAGAGATTAAGGAAGTTGATCGTGGTGAACATCGGAGCTCTGTAATCCCGCCCTTTAACCTCACAGTAGAGGAAAGAATCGAATGGTTTCGGAAGAGGTTGCCGGAGTTTGAGATTTTGAAGGCAGACAACCTGACCAAGGAATTTCTCGGTCGAGTTCTTGAGTTTTTCAACAATGAGTGCGATGTTCAATTCTTCATGACATGGATTTCGCCGGTAGAATCCTTTGGAAGAAGGGAGTTCCTGGCCCTGGAAAGTTTGTTCAAAGTCCACCCTCATGGTTGCTTATTGATTCTATCAAGAGACCTGGATTCCATACAAGGGTATAGGATTCTGAAACCACTTCTTGACCGCAAGTTCAGAGTTGCTGCAATCACACCTGACTTGTCCTTTTTGTTCAAGAACACGCCAGCAGAAACTTGGTTTGAGGAGATAAAGAGTGGGAACAAAGACCCTGGAGAAATTCCTTTTGCACAGAATCTATCAAACCTCATTAGACTTGCAGTCTTGTACAAGTTTGGAGGGATTTACTTGGACACAGATTTCATTGTCCTGAAAAGTTTTGCTCACTTGAGGAACGCAATTGGAGCACAAAGCATTGATGTGTCCAGGAGCTGGACCAGATTGAACAATGCGGTTCTAGTCTTTGATATGAACCATCCACTTCTACTCAAGTTCATAGAAGAGTTTGCTTCGACTTTTGATGGAAACAAATGGGGGCATAACGGGCCCTATTTGGTTTCCAGAGTAGTGCAGAGAGTGGCTGAAAGACCCGGGTATAACTTCACAATCTTGCCTCCAATGGCATTCTATCCAGTTGGCTGGAACAGGATCGATGGTTTTTTCAAGAAACCAGAAAACAAAGTAGAATCAAGATGGGTAAATGCCAAGCTACTTCAGCTAAGTGGGGAGACTTATGGGATACACTTATGGAACAGGCAGAGCAGTAGATTCAGCATTGAAGAAGGAAGTGTCATGGGTAGATTGATATCAGATCACTGTGTCATTTGCGAATACAAATACAGTTCTTGA